A genome region from Akkermansiaceae bacterium includes the following:
- a CDS encoding response regulator transcription factor encodes MKDVLIVEDIPETRRWLADVVHCAFPECRIREAASVAAGLEAETGMDLALIDLGLPDGSGLTILRHLREHSPQTLCVITTVVGDDAHIVAALSAGAQGYLLKEQPAEQLSRQLIQLNEGVPALSPSVARRIMEHFRLTGPVADCDSALTEREKETLALIARGCRNSDAAVALGIAESTVASHIKATYRKLGISSRAEASWHATRLGL; translated from the coding sequence ATGAAAGACGTGCTGATTGTGGAAGACATCCCGGAGACACGCCGCTGGCTGGCGGATGTGGTGCATTGCGCGTTTCCCGAGTGCAGGATCCGCGAGGCGGCTAGCGTGGCTGCCGGGCTGGAGGCGGAAACCGGGATGGATCTGGCGTTAATCGATCTCGGATTGCCCGACGGCTCCGGCCTCACGATACTGCGCCATCTGCGGGAGCATTCCCCGCAGACGCTATGCGTCATCACGACTGTGGTTGGTGACGACGCACACATCGTGGCAGCCCTGTCTGCGGGAGCCCAAGGTTACCTCCTGAAGGAGCAACCGGCAGAGCAACTCAGCCGCCAACTCATCCAGCTCAACGAGGGAGTCCCAGCGCTCTCGCCCTCTGTCGCGAGGCGTATCATGGAGCATTTCCGGCTCACGGGCCCGGTGGCGGATTGCGATTCCGCGCTCACCGAGCGGGAAAAGGAAACCTTGGCCCTCATCGCTCGCGGATGCCGGAACAGTGACGCGGCAGTGGCCCTGGGCATCGCCGAGTCCACGGTGGCAAGCCATATCAAGGCGACCTACCGGAAACTGGGGATTTCCTCCCGCGCCGAGGCGTCTTGGCACGCGACGCGCCTCGGGCTTTGA
- a CDS encoding HAD hydrolase-like protein, whose amino-acid sequence MFKNLIFDWSGTLVDDMGPVIEATNAVLGKYGIAPYDREGFRRSFRLPYREFYAEVLPGIALEDLEAHFRPAFEGAESLVTVLPHAREKLEWAKSRGLRMFVLTSMDADAFLRQLVDFGMKDFFEETYAGVLDKREVIAEILETHCLLKDETAFVGDMTHDVETAKHGGISSIAVLTGYHHAEVLAGVRPDITVPDLGVLVKMFDKRKADRPVATVGALIHDGAGKILMIRTHKWSNKWGIPGGKIERGETCEDALRREMMEETALEISDIRFVMVQESIDSPQFIRPEHFLLINYIAKADSHEVTLNDEAEEYAWVTPDDAFRLDLNKATKILLEKVLEEKLLA is encoded by the coding sequence ATGTTCAAGAATCTCATATTCGACTGGTCCGGGACTTTGGTGGACGACATGGGGCCTGTGATCGAGGCGACGAATGCGGTGCTGGGGAAATACGGGATCGCGCCCTATGACAGGGAGGGATTCCGGCGCAGTTTCCGGCTGCCTTACCGGGAGTTCTACGCGGAGGTTCTGCCAGGTATCGCATTGGAGGATCTGGAAGCGCATTTCCGCCCGGCCTTCGAAGGAGCGGAGAGCCTCGTGACGGTGCTGCCGCATGCCCGCGAGAAGCTGGAATGGGCGAAGTCGCGGGGCCTGCGGATGTTCGTGCTGACCTCGATGGATGCAGACGCATTCCTCAGGCAACTCGTGGATTTCGGGATGAAGGATTTCTTTGAGGAGACTTACGCGGGCGTGCTGGACAAGCGCGAGGTGATCGCGGAGATCCTGGAGACGCACTGTCTGCTCAAGGATGAAACGGCCTTTGTGGGCGACATGACACACGATGTGGAAACGGCGAAGCATGGCGGGATTTCCTCCATCGCCGTGCTGACGGGATATCATCATGCGGAGGTGCTGGCGGGTGTCCGCCCGGATATCACCGTGCCGGATCTCGGGGTGCTGGTGAAGATGTTCGACAAGCGGAAAGCGGACAGGCCGGTGGCCACAGTCGGGGCGCTGATCCATGATGGCGCGGGGAAAATCCTGATGATACGCACCCACAAGTGGAGCAACAAATGGGGCATACCCGGCGGGAAGATCGAACGTGGGGAGACCTGCGAGGATGCCTTGCGGAGGGAAATGATGGAGGAGACCGCGCTGGAAATTTCCGACATTCGTTTCGTCATGGTACAGGAAAGCATAGACTCGCCGCAGTTCATCCGCCCCGAGCATTTCCTGCTGATCAACTACATCGCGAAAGCGGATTCGCACGAAGTGACGCTAAACGACGAGGCTGAGGAGTATGCATGGGTCACGCCAGATGACGCTTTCAGGCTGGATTTGAACAAGGCGACGAAAATCCTTTTGGAAAAGGTGCTGGAAGAGAAACTGCTCGCATGA
- a CDS encoding dihydroneopterin aldolase, protein MKADEIEIRRLEVETHIGVPDEERAVAQRLWVSVWMRPGQGFRGLQDKVENTVDYYGVSLGIVALAVARPRNLIETLATDVAEFLLSTYPLESVDVKVEKKILPNADFVAVKISRCGGRYSAR, encoded by the coding sequence ATGAAAGCCGATGAGATCGAGATCCGCCGCCTGGAGGTTGAGACCCACATCGGCGTTCCGGATGAGGAGCGGGCGGTCGCACAAAGGCTGTGGGTCAGTGTTTGGATGCGTCCCGGACAAGGCTTCCGGGGGCTGCAGGACAAGGTTGAGAACACGGTCGATTATTACGGGGTCTCGCTTGGGATCGTGGCGCTCGCGGTCGCGAGACCACGGAATCTGATAGAAACGCTTGCCACGGATGTTGCCGAGTTTCTCCTCTCCACCTATCCGCTGGAATCCGTGGATGTGAAGGTGGAGAAGAAAATCCTGCCGAATGCGGATTTCGTGGCGGTGAAGATCTCAAGGTGCGGAGGCCGCTATTCCGCCAGATAG